The genome window GGGAACCCATTACAATCTGAGCCGGACTCTCGGCGCCATCGCCATGGAGATCGACGGCATCGCCGGAGTTCGATTTGCGGTATGGGCACCGAATGCACGACGGGTCTCGGTTGTTGGAGATTTCAATTCCTGGGACGGCCGACGCAACCCCATGCGCCTGCGGGCGCCTGCGGGCGTTTGGGAAATCTTCATTCCCCGGCTGACGCCCGGCGAGCGCTATAAGTTCGAGATTATCGATGCAAACGGCACCTGCCTTCCGCAGAAAGCCGATCCGGTGGCGCGGGCGAGCGAAGCTGCTCCTTCCACAGCCTCCATCGTCGCCTCCTCAAGGCCGTTCCGCTGGAGCGATGACAAGTGGATCCATTCCCGGCAATCGCAAAATGGCCTGGAAAGCGCCATCTCGGTCTACGAAGTGCATGTGGGTTCCTGGCTTCGAAATCTTCAGGACGGCAACAGGTCTTTCGATTGGATCGAACTCAGCCAGCGGCTCGTCCCCTATGCGCATGACATGGGGTTTACCCACATAGAGTTGCTTCCCATCATGGAGTATCCGTTCGGCGGCTCCTGGGGCTACCAGCCTCTGGGCCTTTTCGCCCCGACAGGACGCTATGGAACACCGGAAGACTTCGCTTATTTTGTCGATCGGTGCCATGGAGCAGGCTTGGGCGTGATCCTGGATTGGGTGCCCGCGCACTTTCCGACCGATGTCTGGGGCCTCGCCCGCTTCGACGGCAGCGCCTTATACGAACACGAGGATCCACGGGAAGGTTTCCACGGCGATTGGAATACGCTGATTTACAATCTCGGCCGCAACGAGGTGAAAGGCTTCCTGATCGCCAGCGCCTTGGAGTGGTTGGAGCGCTACCACGTGGATGGCCTGAGGGTGGATGCGGTGGCTTCGATGCTCTACCGCGACTACAGCCGCAATGAAGGCGAATGGATACCCAATCAATATGGCGGACGGGAAAATCTGGAAGCCGTCGAATTCCTCAAGCACCTCAACAGCATCATTCATCAACGATGCCCCCACGCACTCATGATCGCCGAGGAATCCACGGCGTGGCCCGGGGTGACAAAGCCACCGGAGCAAGGCGGCCTGGGCTTTGACATCAAATGGAATATGGGCTGGATGCATGACAGCCTGACTTACATGTCGAAGGATCCCGTCTACCGCAGCCATCATCATGACATGATGACCTTCGGCATGATCTATGCCTATTCCGAACGCTTCATGCTGCCGCTATCCCACGATGAAGTGGTCCACGGAAAGGGCTCGCTTCTGACGAAAATGCCGGGCGATACCTGGCAGAAATTC of Rhizobium sp. NXC24 contains these proteins:
- the glgB gene encoding 1,4-alpha-glucan branching protein GlgB, translating into MDIERADLLADVSHDAIAALTQGRHGDPFAILGIHKHGIFTIVRVFMPGADAVDIIDTASGHVLTACKLVHPAGLFAAAIASKMDYCLRIKWPDAVQTTEDPYSFGPLLGELDLHLISEGTHYNLSRTLGAIAMEIDGIAGVRFAVWAPNARRVSVVGDFNSWDGRRNPMRLRAPAGVWEIFIPRLTPGERYKFEIIDANGTCLPQKADPVARASEAAPSTASIVASSRPFRWSDDKWIHSRQSQNGLESAISVYEVHVGSWLRNLQDGNRSFDWIELSQRLVPYAHDMGFTHIELLPIMEYPFGGSWGYQPLGLFAPTGRYGTPEDFAYFVDRCHGAGLGVILDWVPAHFPTDVWGLARFDGSALYEHEDPREGFHGDWNTLIYNLGRNEVKGFLIASALEWLERYHVDGLRVDAVASMLYRDYSRNEGEWIPNQYGGRENLEAVEFLKHLNSIIHQRCPHALMIAEESTAWPGVTKPPEQGGLGFDIKWNMGWMHDSLTYMSKDPVYRSHHHDMMTFGMIYAYSERFMLPLSHDEVVHGKGSLLTKMPGDTWQKFANLRAYLAFMWGYPGKKLLFMGGEIAQPGEWQHDQSVTWDVLDQPRHACLQRLVRDLNGLYGREEALQFGDLDPQGFEWAVVDDAANSVFAMLRFPKDRSYSILVVSNFTPVPRDNYRIGVPTEGIWIEEFNSDAHEYGGTGLVNGAVPAALSSLNGRPASLSLRLPPLSTIFIKSPR